The Microcoleus sp. FACHB-672 region GTACCTGCAACTGTCCCGATTGATTTTCACCACCAATTTTTCCAGAGAAAGCCACCAGCGTCTCTCCCCGTTCAAAGCGCAGGGGTAGCAGTGTCAGCACCCCGCCATCAAAACTGCCATCCACAACGACGCGATCTACGGTGTAGCGCCCCCAATTCCAATCTTGGCCTAAGACCTGAAATCTTGCTTCCTCCACCCCAGTCTGCAAGGAACCGGCCACGTTAATTTCCGCCCCAAATGTGCCATCCAGCTCAGCTAAATCTGGCAACGGCGAAGACTCTTCTCGCGCCGTCCTTTGCTGGTCTAACAACGCCTGAATTTCCGAAAACCGGCGCAATTGAGTCAGCAGATCCGCATTCGGCAAACCCACTCCCACAGGGGCTACTTCAGCGCCACTAGCGTAGTCCGGTGGCTCTAGACCTCGTGTGAGATCCTGTAGCCTAAACACTTGCAGCGATGTCAGAATTTGCTGCAATTTGCCTTGCACCACGCTCACCTGAGCTTGGTATTGCGGGTTCGGGCCGGCTGTGACGCTGCCGGCTAGCAAATACTGACTTTCTCCAATCTGTAACTCGCCGCCGGTTAGGCTTGCCGCGCCATTGACGAAGCTGAGTTGACCCTCGAAACTATCCGCTTTGATATAGCCCACACGAGGATCGTCAATCTTAACGGCTCCAGCCAACTGTAGAGACGTGACATCTCGTGTTGCAATGAAATTGCCCAAATTCACATCAAAGTTGCCAGAAACGTTGCCAGTGACAAATCCCGGCCCTGCAACTGCCGGCGCAGGTAGCTTTAATGCGGTTAAAGGAAACTGTTCGACACTGAGTTGCAACTGATTGCCGGTGCGAGTCCCTCTGGCAAAGGCTTCCGCGCGACGAACCAGAAAATTCGTGGGCAGGTTATTTTCATCTAAATTGAACGCAATTTGATCTTGTGTGCCAGTGAGTTGCAAGTTAACTTGTTTGCCGGCAGCATAATTTACACTGCCAGTAAGAACCGGCTCGAATGCAACTTGATTCAACACCAAGTCATATACCCGCACATCTCCAACCACTTGGGGCGCACTGGGCGTGCCGGTGATGCGTCCGGTAAAATCACTCAGGCCGGTAAACGCCACCGCATCGGGAAGTTGTTCCAAAGGCAGGTTTTTAAGATTGAACTTACTCGCTTGTACATTTAAATCGAGACCAGTCAGTTGAGGCGCACCGGCACCTTCTAACTGGGCATAGAGAAAGCCTCTGGCGTTTAAGCCGGTAGCCGTTGCCTGGTTAATTTGCACCTTTTCACCATCCCAGACAATCGCAGCCGTCAGCGGATCGGTGACGATCGCCACGCCCTCAGAAAAACGCACATCGCCTTGAGCGCGAATCGCTGCCGGTGTCAACTGCGTTAAACTACCCGATACATTTAAGTCACCACTAAATAACCCCCGTAAATCTGGATTAAACCGGCTCAGTTGAACGCCGGTTGGTTCTACATTTGCCTGCCATTGACCATTGGCGACGCGTACATTTTTAGCTTCAACCGTACCACCGGCAACCCCCAGACGCCCGGAGCCGGTTGCATTGATGGCAGCTACAGTCAAGGAATCGGTACGCCCTGATAAATTAAACGTGCCGGTTAGTTGTCCTAGCTCATCCGCAATTCCTGCTGCTTGTGCTGGCAAAAAGGGAGCCACCGGCACAGCTGCGGCTGCAACGGTTGCCTGCCATCGGCCATTCGTGGTTGCCACGCTCAGATCAGCCGAACCTCCTGCTACATCAAGGCTTCCAGACCCATTGACGCGAATCTTTTCAGCAGCAAAAGATTCTGTATTTCCAGATAAATTGAAGGTGCCATTAAACCGGCCCAACTGACCGGCCACTGCTGCCGCTTGATTGGGTAAAAAAGGCGTCAGCGGCACTTGGTCAGCGGCAACTGTTGCCCGCCACTGTCCAGCATTGGTTGCGACTGTCACATTGGCAGACCCATCAGCAACGGCCAGACTGCCGGAACCATTTACACTCACGGTATTGGCGGCAAAAGAACTGGTGCTGCCGGCTAAATCAAACGAGCCGGTGAACCGGCCCAAGTTTCGGCCATAAGTCCCTACAGACTCTGGCAAGAAGGGATTGAGTGCGAGCTGATTTGCGTCCACCGACGCCTGCCAGCGACCCTCAGCCACCCGCACATTCTCGATGCTGAGGGTGCCGCCGGCTACCGTCAGATTGCCCCCTCCAGTTGCATTAATGGATTCAACTGTCAAGCTATCCGTTGTCCCTGACAAATTCACCTGTCCGCTCACTGGGCCAACGCGCGACAAATTATTAGGCAAGAATCGGCTAATTTGAACTTCCGAACCTTCAACCGACGCTTGCCACTGACCGCCGTCGAGTTGGCCGGCGACGTTAGCCGTACCGCCGGCAACCCTCAAGCTCAGATTTCCCTCAGCATCAATGGTTGCCGGTGTCAATTCAGCAACCGGCCCGGAAAAAGTGATTTCTCCGCCCGTCACCTGACCCTGCAACGATGCGAGATTTTCCTGGGATAAGGGAGATTTGCCCTCCCCTGAGACAGAGGCAGCAATTTGTGATAGTTGGTCTACTTCCAGCCCTGAAGGCGCAACCGACGCCTGCCATTGCCCCTGATTTAACTCCCCACTCACCTCTGCCGAACCGCCGGCAATACTCACAATTGCCGAACCACTGGCTTCCACGGTTTCTGCTGAGGCATTCTCTGCAGGGCCAGACAAACGAATTCGACCCCTGAGGACGCGTCCAGGCAAGTTTTTGAACCTCTGGAGGTCTGACACCTCAATATCGGGTGAGACGCTTGCTACCACCTCTGGCAGTTCGCTCAAAGCTAGCCCCAAAGGCTCAACCGTTGCTTCCCACCCCTTGCCAATCACCAACTGTCCTTGGGCTGCAACAGTGCCACCGGCAACCGTAGCAATAGTATCCCGAAACAAAACACTTTCCCCCACTACAATCGCTGTCCCCTTCGCCGGGTAAGCCGCTTGTGGAGCTTGCCATCGCACCGTTGTTTGGAGTTTGCTATTAGGGCCAACAATTTCGCCGGCAGCCGCAACCTGCCCAATATTAATCGGTGCAGGGATGTTATAAAGCTGCGCGAGAGCATCCCCCGGCAGCTTTTCACCTTGAAATACGATATTTAAAACAGGGGGCGCTTGGTCTAAACCCAAGCGAATGGTGCCCTCGCCGGTGACTTGGCCGCCAACGGTTGGAGTCGCGCGAATATTATCTAAAGCAAGCAGTCCCGGCGTGAACTTAAAGCCGGCACTCAGCCGGTCTAAATTCACTTTGTCAATTAGTAACGGTGGCTTGTCCGACTGCGCGCCTTCAGGGGTTGTCACGGTTCCAGTCACGACTGGCTCACTAATTTTGCCTCTCACCAGGATGCTGGCTTTGACAATTCCCTCTGTTGTAAATGGAGTTTCCACCGTCAGTGCTTCTAAGGCGTCTTTCACGTTGACGGGTGGAACTTGGATCGCTAGATTAGAATCTTCCTTGAGTGAAATGAAGCCTTGAGCTTGCGCCGGCACTTTTCCGTAAATTGTGGTGACATTCTGCACGCCCACATTTTGGCCGGCAAATTGCAGCTGGCCATTTGTTTCAAACAGCGGTTGTGGCAGGGGATCGATCTTAGCCGTTACGCCTTTAACTTGTGCGGTTCCCCTTAAATCGGCCTGTTCATCCCGTCGCACTTGAACTTCTAAGCTTCCGTCTAATCTGCCGGCATATAAGGCAATGGGAAGTGTGACCGTCCGTTTTAGTAACCGATCCAAGTCAACTGCCAAAAAATCCCGTGCTTGGATGTTTAAATTCGTTGCTAGACTCGGCAGCACCGTATTGCCGGCCACGTTGAAACTGCCGCCGGTAGTAGGCTGGCCGGTTACGTCATAGATAAATCGTTGATTTCGATCCCGCAGTTGCAATGAGCCATTAACCGGCGTCAATGTAATCGGAGTATTGGGAGTGGGGGGTAAATTATTCGTCGGCTGACCTTGTGCTGGGTTCGGTTGCCCTGGTGCTGGAGGCTGCACAGGAACACCGCCTGGAATTGCCTGACCTTTAACTTCTCTGCCCCCACTCGGCAGCAGCACGACGTTAGCATTTCGCACCCGAATCGTGTCAATTTCGGTTCTGATAGGCCCGGAAGCCTGTCTTTCAACAAGTTTGGGAACTGTAATCCACTCCCCATCCGGATCTTGCTCGATATATATATCCGGCTTAACCAGGGTGATATCTAAAATTAAGTTTCTAGTGGCCAACAGTTGCAGGATGTTAAACCCGATTTCCACTGCTTCCACGGAAGCACGATCAGGATCGGTGCCAGTCGGGGGAAGCCGTGAGGGGCCAAACCGCAAGCCGGCGGGGGTAAAGCGGTTTACCTGCCCTAGCTGGACGGGTCGCTGTAGGGTTTCAGTGAGTTCTTTTTCGACGAGTGGAGCCAATTTATTGTTGACAAAATACCACACATAGCCGCCCCCAGCCACCGCTCCAACGCCCAAGGTAAGACCCAAGGTGATGCCGGCTCGCTTCAATACGATCGGCCAGCGACGCCGATTAGAAGTGGGTTCTGGTTGGTTGCCTGAATTTGGAGAGTTGGTCATCTCATCGTTACCTCATAAGGAGGCTTTCCGAATCTGTCCCGTAATTTTTGTCACCTATTCAGGCAATCGGAACGGAAAGCTATTGCAGAGTCTGGAAAACGTGCCAAAGCTATGTTAACGAAGACTCTGCCTCAGGAAGATCGTTTCAACCGAATTGATCCGTTTTTCTGAGGCTGCCGGTAAACACAGAACTGAAAACCGATCAATTTGTTTCACTGTTCACCCGAAGAAAAAAGTAACAGCCGGCAAATCGGGCGACATAAGGTGAAAGTGCTTTAATCCCAGAGTTTGAGATAATGTAGTAAAAAGAATCTAAGGCATTGATTAAGTTTCCAGTGAGGTAAAGCCATGCCAACTGCTGTTCTCCCAGAGTTCGTGCAAGATAAAGAGTTGCTGGAAGGTTTTTATAAGGGAATTATCGAGATTCCTGATGGTGCTGTAACCCTTGGCACAACTAGCGGGAATACAGCAGGACAGGGTACAACCGGCGATGATACCCTCACCGGCAGCGCTGGTGCCGATACGCTTCAAGGCGATTTGGGGGATGACAGTCTTCTTGGCAATGGCGGGAACGATACACTTTTGGGCAGTGATGGCGATGACACAATCCTGGGAAATGCCGGCAATGACCAAATTTTCGGAAACCGAGATTTAGACTCACTTTTAGGCGGCGAGGGTGCCGACACGATTCTGGGCGGACAAAGTGGTGATCAACTCTTTGGTGAAGCCGGCAATGACTATGTTAATGGCAACCGAGATAGTGATACGGTTTATGGTGGCATCGGGGATGATACGGTGCGCGGCGGGCAAGAGGCTGATAGCCTTCTAGGAGAGGCCGGCAATGATTCGCTGTTTGGCGATCTGGGTCCTGATACGTTAACTGGTGGGGATGGGCTAGACAGGTTTGTGATCGGTAAAGGAACCGGCGGTTCATCCCTTACTGGTGCAGACCTCATTGTTGATTTTGTCAATGGTCAAGATGTAATTGTGTTAGCAGACGATCTGACGTTTGCAGATTTACGAATTTCTGCCGGCACAGAGGCTCAGAATGGCAACGTGATTATTCAAATTCAAGACCCCGATCAAGCCCAAGGCACGAATCTCGTCTTGGCAATCATCCAGGGTGCGAACACCGGCACCATAAATACGGCTGCTTTCACTCCGCTAGTTATTTAAATAGATTAGGGAATGCAAGATTGCCGGCAATTTTAGAAAGATTGTTTCTGGCAATACGGCAGTGTTGAGCGGATGGTAGGATGTGAAAATATGAGGCAAAGAGTTTAGCAAGTCGTTTGAGGCCATGCGAGTGTTCGTCTTAATCTTTAACGCCCGAACCGAGAATGAGGGAATTCATACGCTTAAGGATCTGCGATCGCAACGCAATAAAGTTCTTATGTTCGAGTCCGAAGACGACGCCACGCGCTATGCATTGCGTTTAGAAGCTCAAGATTTTCCAGCTCCCTCGGTGGAAACGGTAGACGACGACGAAGTTATGGAATTTTGCCGCAGTGCAGACTATGACTGGGAATTGGTGCCGGCAGGTGAGCTGGCACTTCCCCCAGAAAGCAATGTGGAAGAAACAGAATGGCAAGCCGACAGTGTTGAAGAAGAAGAGATGACTCAATCTGAACTTGATCGCATTCGCCGGCAATTTGAAGGTCTTTTATAAAGGATAAAAGGTGAAGACTTTGGAGGAACGCGGTCATCTGCTGACTGAGCAAATCAATCCCAACAGTCGAAATTTAGACCAGTTGAGTTCGCTGGAATTTGTAGATTTGTTCAATCGGGAAGATGCTCAGACGCTTGCGGCAATTGCAGCGGCGCGGGAAGAACTGGCAAAGGCAATTGACCTGACGGCAGAGAAACTGCGTAGCGGCGGACGTCTGTTTTATGTGGGTGCCGGCACGAGTGGTCGTTTGGGAGTGCTGGATGCGGCAGAGTGTCCGCCTACTTTCTGCACGGCGCCGGAACTGGTGCAGGGAATTATTGCTGGGGGTGCAGGCGCTTTAATCCGCAGTTCTGAAGATTTGGAAGACAAGGCTGAGGATGGATCGGAAGCGATCTCTCACCGGCACGTAACGAAACTAGATGTGGTGGTGGGAATTACTGCCGGCGGGACGACTCCATTTGTTCATGGTGCCTTGCAAGCGGCGAAAGCACGGGGTGCAACGGCGATTTTGATCGCGTGTGTGCCGGCTGAACAAGTGAGTGCAGAGGCTGACTTGGATATTCGGCTGATTGTTGGCCCAGAAATACTGGCCGGTTCAACCCGACTGAAAGCCGGTACAGTTACGAAGATGGCGTTAAATATCCTCTCCACCGGCATTATGGTGAAGTTGGGCAAAGTCTACGGCAATCGCATGGTGGATGTTGCGGTTACGAATAAAAAGCTCCATGATCGCGCTTTGCGAATGCTGCAAGACTTGACAGATCTTAACCGCGACGATGCCGGTTATTTATTAGAGCGCAGTGGTCGTTCTGTGAAGTTAGCGCTGCTGATGCACTGGACAGGTTTGGAACGTGAAGCCGGCAATGAGTTGCTCGCTAAGCACCAAGGTAATCTCAGAACAGCTACAGTCAGTTATCAAAATCAACAGGATTGAGAATTTAATTGTAGATGTGCGGATTTGAGATTTTGGAGGGATTTAACCCAATCCAAAACAAGTTTCTGTTTGCTCAATCGAAACTTGCCAAGTCCGCCAATTCCTCCAATTATTTTGCTCTATCAAGCGGCCTGAATAGCAAAAACTCCCTAAGCTGAGCTATCAAAAATTTACTGAAGCCTATTTGATATTTTGTTAAAGAAGTGGGTAAATTTTCAGGGAGCAGGGCGGATAACCAGAAATTTATAAGCTTTTTTACTTAACGTTGCCAATTCTTTTTAAACGAGAACTTATGGCAGGTTGCTAGATTTTAATAGATGCCTGACAAGGTTTTATTTTTTATATGTATTTTGTAATAACTTTTTCAGAAGGAAAACCGGCTCTCATAAAGCTCTGAGGTTTGGGGAGGCAGGAGCCTCCCAACCCTAGCGCTTAAAATCAACTTGGGAAAGCCAAAGTAAGGTGGGTGATGCCCACCCGACTTTGCTAATCTGTACTGCCGTACTGGTGTAAAACTTCCGCAGGCTCTTGGGCTTGAAGCGGCTCAGGCGTAGAGGTTTGCAGAGTCTCTTCATCAATTTTCGTCCATTCGGTATGGAAGAATCCAGCCTTATCCGTGCGCTCATAAGTATGAGCACCGAAGTAGTCGCGCTGAGCTTGAGTGAGGTTTTGCGGCAAACGGTTGCGCCGGTAGCTGTCAAAATAATCCAGTGAGGCGCTAAACGCCGGCACGGGAATGCCCAGCTTGGCTGATTGTGATAGGACTTCCCGCCAAGCGTCTTGCCGGTCGAGAATTGTTTGCTTAAACTCAGGTGCAAGCAGCAAGTTAGGCAGCGTTGGGTTTTCCTTGAAAGCTGATTTAATCTTATTCAAGAACCCAGCCCGAATAATACAGCCACCCTTCCAAATACGAGCCGTTTCACTCAAGTTGAGATCGTAGGAATAAGCTTGCGACGCGGCACTGAGTAAAGCCATCCCTTGTGCGTAGGAGCAAATCTTCGAGCAATAAAGGGCATCGCGGATCTGGTTAATGAAGGTTTTCGGATCTCCCTCATACTTGCCAGTCGGGCCGGTTAAAAGCTCTGAAGCAGCGACTCGCTCTTTCTTAAAGGACGACATGATTCGAGCATTAACAGCCGCCGTCATGGTAGGAATAGATATCCCCATTTCTAGAGCACTCTGTACTGTCCAGCGCCCTGTACCTTTTTGGCCGGCAGCATCCAGAATCACATCAACCAAAGGCAATTGGGTATCTGGATCAATGCACTTGAAGATATCTGCCGTAATCTCAATTAAATAGGAATTGAGTTCGTCGGTGGTATTCCACTCGGCAAAAATTTCGTGCAACTGCTTATGATCAAGGCCCAAAGCATTTTTGAGCAAGTCATAGGCTTCTGCAATGAGCTGCATATCGCCATACTCAATGCCGTTGTGCACCATTTTGACATAGTGGCCGGCACCCGCAGGGCCAATGTAGGTCACACAAGGCCCATCATCCACCTGAGCCGCAATCTTCGTCAAAATTGGCTCTAGATATTCGTAGGAGCTTTTTGTGCCTCCGGGCATCAAGCTAGGGCCATTTAGCGCTCCTTCTTCACCGCCGCTAACGCCCATGCCGATAAATCTAAATCCCTGTGGCTCTAGCTCACGGGTACGGCGAGCGGTATCGTCATAGAGGGAGTTGCCCCCGTCGATGATGATGTCACCTTGATCCAGCAGCGGTTGAAGCTGGTCAATGACTGCATCCACCGGCGCGCCGGCTTTCACCATGAT contains the following coding sequences:
- the gndA gene encoding NADP-dependent phosphogluconate dehydrogenase, with translation MTQQSFGVIGLAVMGENLALNVERNGFPISVYNRTAEKTDAFMATRAQGKNVKAAYTIEEFVESLERPRKILIMVKAGAPVDAVIDQLQPLLDQGDIIIDGGNSLYDDTARRTRELEPQGFRFIGMGVSGGEEGALNGPSLMPGGTKSSYEYLEPILTKIAAQVDDGPCVTYIGPAGAGHYVKMVHNGIEYGDMQLIAEAYDLLKNALGLDHKQLHEIFAEWNTTDELNSYLIEITADIFKCIDPDTQLPLVDVILDAAGQKGTGRWTVQSALEMGISIPTMTAAVNARIMSSFKKERVAASELLTGPTGKYEGDPKTFINQIRDALYCSKICSYAQGMALLSAASQAYSYDLNLSETARIWKGGCIIRAGFLNKIKSAFKENPTLPNLLLAPEFKQTILDRQDAWREVLSQSAKLGIPVPAFSASLDYFDSYRRNRLPQNLTQAQRDYFGAHTYERTDKAGFFHTEWTKIDEETLQTSTPEPLQAQEPAEVLHQYGSTD
- a CDS encoding DUF3110 domain-containing protein, with product MRVFVLIFNARTENEGIHTLKDLRSQRNKVLMFESEDDATRYALRLEAQDFPAPSVETVDDDEVMEFCRSADYDWELVPAGELALPPESNVEETEWQADSVEEEEMTQSELDRIRRQFEGLL
- a CDS encoding translocation/assembly module TamB domain-containing protein; the protein is MTNSPNSGNQPEPTSNRRRWPIVLKRAGITLGLTLGVGAVAGGGYVWYFVNNKLAPLVEKELTETLQRPVQLGQVNRFTPAGLRFGPSRLPPTGTDPDRASVEAVEIGFNILQLLATRNLILDITLVKPDIYIEQDPDGEWITVPKLVERQASGPIRTEIDTIRVRNANVVLLPSGGREVKGQAIPGGVPVQPPAPGQPNPAQGQPTNNLPPTPNTPITLTPVNGSLQLRDRNQRFIYDVTGQPTTGGSFNVAGNTVLPSLATNLNIQARDFLAVDLDRLLKRTVTLPIALYAGRLDGSLEVQVRRDEQADLRGTAQVKGVTAKIDPLPQPLFETNGQLQFAGQNVGVQNVTTIYGKVPAQAQGFISLKEDSNLAIQVPPVNVKDALEALTVETPFTTEGIVKASILVRGKISEPVVTGTVTTPEGAQSDKPPLLIDKVNLDRLSAGFKFTPGLLALDNIRATPTVGGQVTGEGTIRLGLDQAPPVLNIVFQGEKLPGDALAQLYNIPAPINIGQVAAAGEIVGPNSKLQTTVRWQAPQAAYPAKGTAIVVGESVLFRDTIATVAGGTVAAQGQLVIGKGWEATVEPLGLALSELPEVVASVSPDIEVSDLQRFKNLPGRVLRGRIRLSGPAENASAETVEASGSAIVSIAGGSAEVSGELNQGQWQASVAPSGLEVDQLSQIAASVSGEGKSPLSQENLASLQGQVTGGEITFSGPVAELTPATIDAEGNLSLRVAGGTANVAGQLDGGQWQASVEGSEVQISRFLPNNLSRVGPVSGQVNLSGTTDSLTVESINATGGGNLTVAGGTLSIENVRVAEGRWQASVDANQLALNPFLPESVGTYGRNLGRFTGSFDLAGSTSSFAANTVSVNGSGSLAVADGSANVTVATNAGQWRATVAADQVPLTPFLPNQAAAVAGQLGRFNGTFNLSGNTESFAAEKIRVNGSGSLDVAGGSADLSVATTNGRWQATVAAAAVPVAPFLPAQAAGIADELGQLTGTFNLSGRTDSLTVAAINATGSGRLGVAGGTVEAKNVRVANGQWQANVEPTGVQLSRFNPDLRGLFSGDLNVSGSLTQLTPAAIRAQGDVRFSEGVAIVTDPLTAAIVWDGEKVQINQATATGLNARGFLYAQLEGAGAPQLTGLDLNVQASKFNLKNLPLEQLPDAVAFTGLSDFTGRITGTPSAPQVVGDVRVYDLVLNQVAFEPVLTGSVNYAAGKQVNLQLTGTQDQIAFNLDENNLPTNFLVRRAEAFARGTRTGNQLQLSVEQFPLTALKLPAPAVAGPGFVTGNVSGNFDVNLGNFIATRDVTSLQLAGAVKIDDPRVGYIKADSFEGQLSFVNGAASLTGGELQIGESQYLLAGSVTAGPNPQYQAQVSVVQGKLQQILTSLQVFRLQDLTRGLEPPDYASGAEVAPVGVGLPNADLLTQLRRFSEIQALLDQQRTAREESSPLPDLAELDGTFGAEINVAGSLQTGVEEARFQVLGQDWNWGRYTVDRVVVDGSFDGGVLTLLPLRFERGETLVAFSGKIGGENQSGQLQVQNFPVEPLQEFAAQFGQVPVDVTGKLNAKATLGGSLLNPQAIGEIRLEEGTLNRTPIETAQASFSYSQARLEFGATAVVSGPDPIQVVGSVPFPALPGNDQINVAVNVQNDGLALLNVLSGQEIRWVDGQGQVQVRVEGTLTAPTITGVAQVQNATLEARLLPEPLTAVTGRVLFNRDRIVVEGIQGQFSDGQVMAQGVLPIAAELAPDDPGRQNPLRISLDRLAVNLKGLYRGGVTGLVGIGNTALQPVVSGRIQLNDGQVLLAEAAARGAGGGGGGGGGGGGPEVSFNQLVLVLGDNLRITRQPVLNFQATGNLTINGPLYDLQPRGTISLERGEVNLFTTQFRLDGGYPQTATFNPGGGLDPYLDVRLAASVAEVRGSLQPITAGSSEINDALTGLGEAQTVRIIAKVEGPASQLFDNLELTSSPGRSESEIVGLLGGGFVNTLGRGDTTLAIANLAGSALLSPIESVLGRALGLSEFRLFPTITTKDGTSSSSLDLAAEAGFDITRNISASILRVLTDDQPTDFSLRYRLNEQLLLRGSTDFSGESRATVEYDVRF
- the murQ gene encoding N-acetylmuramic acid 6-phosphate etherase — its product is MKTLEERGHLLTEQINPNSRNLDQLSSLEFVDLFNREDAQTLAAIAAAREELAKAIDLTAEKLRSGGRLFYVGAGTSGRLGVLDAAECPPTFCTAPELVQGIIAGGAGALIRSSEDLEDKAEDGSEAISHRHVTKLDVVVGITAGGTTPFVHGALQAAKARGATAILIACVPAEQVSAEADLDIRLIVGPEILAGSTRLKAGTVTKMALNILSTGIMVKLGKVYGNRMVDVAVTNKKLHDRALRMLQDLTDLNRDDAGYLLERSGRSVKLALLMHWTGLEREAGNELLAKHQGNLRTATVSYQNQQD
- a CDS encoding calcium-binding protein, yielding MPTAVLPEFVQDKELLEGFYKGIIEIPDGAVTLGTTSGNTAGQGTTGDDTLTGSAGADTLQGDLGDDSLLGNGGNDTLLGSDGDDTILGNAGNDQIFGNRDLDSLLGGEGADTILGGQSGDQLFGEAGNDYVNGNRDSDTVYGGIGDDTVRGGQEADSLLGEAGNDSLFGDLGPDTLTGGDGLDRFVIGKGTGGSSLTGADLIVDFVNGQDVIVLADDLTFADLRISAGTEAQNGNVIIQIQDPDQAQGTNLVLAIIQGANTGTINTAAFTPLVI